Within the Naumovozyma castellii chromosome 1, complete genome genome, the region AGATCCAGCCATCCATAACGCAGcgataatgaagataaagCAGCAAATTGCTAAAGTTTTTCTTCTACCACATCTATCTGCCAAGGGAAATGCAATTATTGAACCAATGAAGGAGCCAAAGCTTGTTATTGATGTTATCGtttctttatcaaaatttgtCAGGACACTTCGTGACAAATCTTGTGGTTTTAATGTCAATAACACGCCTGAGATAACACCAGTATCATAACCAAAAAGCAACCCACCAACAGTGGCACCTGCAAATATTAGGATGGTTTTTAAAGTGATTGGATATGGTAGCAACTCTATATCATTTTCTGTAGTCGAGGTGAGCTGAGAAAACGTAGAATATAAATCTGAATAAACATCATCAACTTCGCTTGTTGACATGTTATACCTTCAAAACCCTGGTATGATAAACGGAAGCCCTGATATCGTAAAATGCTGTTACTGACTTTGCTCTTGTATTTACCTTTATTGCTGGCCACGAATTTGGGGAAGCGATCGGAACTAAGTAAAAGAGAGTTCAATTTAATCGCATACACACACGCTGAGGTTAAAATTATAGTAAAATAAAGTATATTAATCCTATGTATACAGAGAATAagataaatattcaaaatatgcTAATGTATAGGATGTCATTAGCCCTCGGAGTGTCTATCAGCTATAGGGGTGACTTCTTTCCGTATTTGAtgtgaaatttcaattttccaataaagagaagaaaattaacACAGCTGAGGGAATAAGGAAGGAATAAAACAATAAACTAGATATCCTGTGGTTAAACACGAGAACAACACGTACCGGTCAGATCgtttttcttcaagttAAGGTCTAACTACTAAATTAAGAGGCTGTAGTGTGATTAAACAAGTATTTTCAAAGAACTATTTCAGATTTTGAAGTGTCATACAATTGAATCAGGAGCGTACATTACAAAATAGGATTAAACAATGAGTTTTAAGGGGTTCACAAAGGCCATTACCAGGGCTCCACAATCTTTCCGTCAGAAATTCAAGATGGGTGAAGAAACTGTGGATCCTGTGTATGAAGATGCAGAACGTCgttttaaagaattagaagatGAAACTAAGAAGTTGAGTGAGGAATCGAAGAGATACTCCAGTGCTGTTAATGGGATGTTAACTCATCAGATTGGGTTTGCCAAATCCATGGAGGAAATCTTTAAGCCTATTAGTGGTAAGATGAGTGACCCCAATGCTACCATCCCTGAAGACAATCCAGAAGGTATTGAAGCCAGTGAACAATATAGAGCCATTGTTGCTGATTTACAAGAGACTTTGAAGCCGGATCTAGCATTGGTGGAGGATAAGATCATTAAGCCTTGTCAAGAGTTATTGAAAATCATCACTTATATCCGTAAGATGGCTACGAAGAGAAACCATAAGAAGTTGGATTTGGATAGAAGATTGAACACTTATAATAAGTatgagaagaagaaggaaccCACAGccaaagatgaagaaaaaatgtACAAGGCTGAAGCCGAGATGGCTGTTGCTCAACAAGAATACGATTACTACAACGAAATGTTGAAGACCCAATTACCTATATTATTCGGATTGGAGGCACAATTTGTTCAACCATTATTTGTTTCCTTTTACTACATGCAATTGAACATTTTCTACTCGTTGTACAACAAGTTTCAAGATATGAAGATTCCATACTTCGATTTAAATAGTGATATCATTGAAGCTTTTATGGCCAAGAGAGGTAATATCGAAGAACAAACGGATGCCTTGACCATCACACATTTCAAGATTGGTTACTCCAAGGCCAAACTAGAGATGACCAGAAAACGTTATGGTGCTGCTGGCGCAGGTGCCAATGAATCTGATTCCTCTGGTTACGGTTCCCCCGCCATGGGTGGTGCTCCAGTGTATGGAGGAGCCGCCGCAGGATATCCTGGccaagaacaacaacaacaacaagcGTACGGGACAGCACCGGGTCAAGTTGGTTACGGAGGGATGCAATCTCCTCCAGCTACAGGTTATCAACAACCCATGTCTCCCGGTGCACCCACAGGTATGGGTATAGGCCAACCACAAGGATATGGTGCACCCGCCGCTGCAGCTGCCGCCCCTCCTGCCTATAACAATGCTGGCATGCCCCCCACAGCGGGCTCCATGACAGCAGGTGGAGAGACGGTTACTGCCCTCTACGAATACCAGGCCCAGGCAGCTGGGGACTTGAGTTTCCCAGCAGGCGCCGTCATAGAGATCGTGGAACGTACGCCAGACGTCAACGAGTGGTGGACGGGTCGCTACAACGGCCAACAGGGTGTGTTCCCGGGCAACTACGTGCAACTTAACAAGAACTAGTCCAGTTACAAGTGTATAAGTCGTCTATATGTGTATGTAATCAAGTGCCTTACTTAAAATAGATCGCTGGCCCAATCGGGAAATCAAGACAAGTGTATTTCCCGATTTGGCCGCCCAGAGAAATCGCGGCGATGCTCGAGACAGCTGTTCCCTGGTTAACAATAACTGGATTGGCATCTTCAACAATAGTCCTCTGCAGCTGAGCATCCCACCGTCTACCAGGCAACCGTACCGTACACACTACAAGCCACCACCACGTCTACACTGAAAGGACACCTCACTTACCCTCTGGACCTGCGCAAACAAACGTTTTCCACCGCCGTGCAGCTATTCCAATCTACTGAGCCTCTCACGTAAACCGAGAAACAAACATATTTCAACTAAGCAAGGGTCTCCCACCATAGTGCCCACCCGCTGCAGtatctttattttataGTCAGTCACCGTTAGCACTGCAACCCAACTTAAGACGAAgggaaaagaaaagaaacgAAAACAGGAAAATAATGGTCAACAGTTCATCTACGGATtccaacaagaagaaacctACTTCCACTTCCAACTCCAAAAGTAGCAACCCGTCGCCCTCCAAGGGTCACATGCCTCTTTTTTGGAAACAATTTGTAAACAACCCAAAGAGCATGTCTACAGACTCTTTGTCGTCACAAAAGAAGGAGAATAACAAGTCTTTACAAATTAGACCCACTTTATCCTCTAGAGCATATTCCTATAATTCTCCAACAAGAGATAAGCGTTCCCCAATTAAGAAGGGCATGTCCGTCGCCCCTGGTTCCTCCCCCGGTGAAGAATATAAGAATTACAGAGATATGTTCTTGTCCGATAGAAATGGATTTACAGGAAGAGTATTTGGCGTCTCATTATCTGAATCATTAAGTATCGCGAGTGCAGAGGTCATTGTACAAAGTGAATTGGTCAGTTTTGGCCGCATACCCATTGTAGTAGCCAAATGTGGGGCTTATTTGAAGGCAAATGGGTTGGAAACACAGGGAATATTTAGAATAGCTGGGAATAATAAACGTGTTAAGGAATTACAATTTATCTTTTCATCTCCACCAGATTATGGTTCgaaatttaataattgggAACCATATACAGTACATGATGTAGCTTCATTACTTCGAAGGTTTCTTAATAACTTGAAAGAACCATTGATTCCATTAGCGCTTTATGATGACTTTAGAATACCATTGACTGAAAGACCAAGAATCTTGAAACATATGATGAGCCATAATGTATCTCATCCAAATGCTGATAAGGAAAATAGTTTACAAATTGAAACCAAGACAACAGAACAAGATGATAAGGCTGAAGATGgagatgaagaaaaggagGATGAGGCCACAGAAGaacagaagaaaagaaagaaaagacgTCACAAGAAGAGACTCGCCCGTGATATTAGAGCTGCCATTAAGGATTACgaaactttattttcaaaattgacAAATGATTCTAAGCAATTaaccatttatttattggattTATTGAGTTTATTTGCTAGACAAtctcaattaaatttgatgTCGGGAAGAAATCTTGCTGCCATTTTTCAACCTTCAATACTGTCACATCCACAACATGATATGGACCCAAAGGAATACGAATTGTCCAGGTTTGCCGTGgaatttttaattgaatattcttACAAATTATTACCTTACCTTTTAAAATTGGCTAAAGAGGAACAAGAAGCTAAACttttaaaacaaaaagtACCT harbors:
- the RVS167 gene encoding amphiphysin (ancestral locus Anc_5.470), producing MSFKGFTKAITRAPQSFRQKFKMGEETVDPVYEDAERRFKELEDETKKLSEESKRYSSAVNGMLTHQIGFAKSMEEIFKPISGKMSDPNATIPEDNPEGIEASEQYRAIVADLQETLKPDLALVEDKIIKPCQELLKIITYIRKMATKRNHKKLDLDRRLNTYNKYEKKKEPTAKDEEKMYKAEAEMAVAQQEYDYYNEMLKTQLPILFGLEAQFVQPLFVSFYYMQLNIFYSLYNKFQDMKIPYFDLNSDIIEAFMAKRGNIEEQTDALTITHFKIGYSKAKLEMTRKRYGAAGAGANESDSSGYGSPAMGGAPVYGGAAAGYPGQEQQQQQAYGTAPGQVGYGGMQSPPATGYQQPMSPGAPTGMGIGQPQGYGAPAAAAAAPPAYNNAGMPPTAGSMTAGGETVTALYEYQAQAAGDLSFPAGAVIEIVERTPDVNEWWTGRYNGQQGVFPGNYVQLNKN
- the SAC7 gene encoding GTPase-activating protein SAC7 (ancestral locus Anc_5.471); the protein is MVNSSSTDSNKKKPTSTSNSKSSNPSPSKGHMPLFWKQFVNNPKSMSTDSLSSQKKENNKSLQIRPTLSSRAYSYNSPTRDKRSPIKKGMSVAPGSSPGEEYKNYRDMFLSDRNGFTGRVFGVSLSESLSIASAEVIVQSELVSFGRIPIVVAKCGAYLKANGLETQGIFRIAGNNKRVKELQFIFSSPPDYGSKFNNWEPYTVHDVASLLRRFLNNLKEPLIPLALYDDFRIPLTERPRILKHMMSHNVSHPNADKENSLQIETKTTEQDDKAEDGDEEKEDEATEEQKKRKKRRHKKRLARDIRAAIKDYETLFSKLTNDSKQLTIYLLDLLSLFARQSQLNLMSGRNLAAIFQPSILSHPQHDMDPKEYELSRFAVEFLIEYSYKLLPYLLKLAKEEQEAKLLKQKVPDKLIVSKPETDDENSQDENVSSTNVKPIEIPTNEKGKLSISNPDIMKEGSPKQDHIRPPNIVDRTPKRTSSKSLRIPKQTRPHSKSIGSTPVPPDVIASNKRRTRLFSWLHKPGILSDTGDLTATDDDIDEENTELYGQSPMSTQSTSYIARQNLAGPSRTTRSFSGNSTSSSFKVRPMSMMLSGSNNKSIDELDSVPVSEDKQLEQSKNENSFQANEERAPRSKKRESWFQRLTLSGSVTRE